A genomic window from Companilactobacillus alimentarius DSM 20249 includes:
- the hrcA gene encoding heat-inducible transcriptional repressor HrcA, translating into MLSQRQDAILREVVRIFTDTGQPVGSKTLMNQLPFHVSSATIRNEMAVLEEVGYLEKTHLSSGRIPSAMGYRYYLDHLVQPTSVPQDIAQRIDDDFGKTYHQIGDIIEQSAKILSHLTSYTAITLGPESNSILLTGFRIVPLNPHQLMAIIVTSDNNVENNIYTIDDDFDTSLIEKIVNIVNDKLVGKPLPKVIKMLHEDVPAILSEYMYSSDGLLDMMDTLFKKAESEKYYVDGQLNLLNYANNEDLSQVQSLFSLMNQSTDLRKLLDPSIADDGIKVRLGSELGSDALKNYSIITANYDVGHHGKGVIALLGPTTMHYSQLIGLLGEFRVELAKRLIDYYSRYDDS; encoded by the coding sequence ATGTTATCACAACGTCAAGATGCAATCTTGAGAGAAGTCGTGCGCATTTTTACAGATACCGGCCAGCCGGTTGGTTCAAAAACGTTGATGAATCAACTACCGTTTCACGTTAGTTCTGCAACAATCAGAAATGAAATGGCAGTTCTTGAAGAAGTAGGTTATCTCGAGAAAACCCACCTTTCTTCAGGAAGAATTCCTTCAGCAATGGGATACCGTTATTATCTTGATCATTTGGTACAGCCGACTAGTGTACCGCAAGATATTGCACAAAGGATCGACGATGACTTCGGTAAAACCTATCATCAAATAGGCGATATTATCGAACAATCTGCTAAGATCTTATCTCATTTAACTAGTTATACGGCGATTACCTTGGGTCCAGAGAGCAATTCGATCCTTCTAACAGGATTTAGAATCGTTCCTTTGAATCCACATCAGCTTATGGCAATTATTGTTACGAGTGATAATAATGTAGAAAATAACATTTATACAATTGATGATGATTTTGATACTTCATTGATTGAAAAAATAGTTAATATTGTTAATGATAAGTTGGTAGGAAAGCCATTGCCTAAGGTCATTAAAATGCTGCATGAAGATGTTCCAGCAATTCTTTCTGAGTATATGTATTCGTCTGATGGATTGTTAGATATGATGGATACGCTCTTTAAGAAAGCTGAATCTGAAAAGTATTATGTTGATGGTCAATTGAATCTTTTGAATTATGCTAATAATGAAGACTTATCACAAGTTCAATCATTATTTTCACTGATGAATCAAAGTACTGATTTAAGAAAATTGTTAGATCCAAGTATCGCAGACGATGGTATCAAAGTTCGTTTAGGTAGTGAGCTTGGTAGTGATGCATTGAAAAATTACAGCATTATAACTGCTAATTATGATGTGGGTCATCACGGTAAAGGTGTTATTGCCTTGTTAGGACCAACGACAATGCATTATTCACAATTAATTGGATTGTTAGGTGAATTTAGAGTTGAATTAGCCAAAAGACTGATCGATTATTATTCAAGGTATGATGATTCTTGA
- the ribF gene encoding riboflavin biosynthesis protein RibF: MQIINVKHPLKKKQRPDEDIVLIMGFFDGVHLGHQKVIKTGVNLAKKHNLKSVLLTFDRSPRTVYQHEKNYKYLSTMSRKAELVAKLGVDIMYFVKFSQDFAQLKPQEFVDQYMIDLKAKFVVAGFDYTYGKKDIANMMTLPQYSRDQFETVTVAEQSLDDRKIGSSAIKKFISEGQISSANRFLGYRYQNQGTVIHGLQRGRTLGFPTANLAVDEAQLLPGIGVYTTRVEIDGKWYGAMTSVGYNVTFKENTGVTVETNIFDFDQDIYGQRLRLEWVDRLRGEVKFSGADGLIKQLQQDKEDSLRILQNKESI, translated from the coding sequence ATGCAGATAATAAATGTTAAGCATCCGTTGAAAAAAAAGCAACGACCAGATGAGGATATTGTTTTGATCATGGGTTTTTTTGATGGGGTTCATTTAGGACATCAAAAAGTGATTAAAACTGGTGTCAATTTAGCTAAAAAGCATAATTTAAAGTCGGTTTTGTTAACCTTTGATCGTTCTCCACGAACTGTTTATCAACATGAAAAAAATTATAAGTATTTATCTACCATGTCTAGAAAAGCTGAATTAGTAGCAAAATTAGGCGTGGATATAATGTATTTTGTGAAATTTAGCCAAGACTTTGCTCAATTGAAACCACAAGAGTTTGTCGATCAATACATGATTGATTTAAAGGCCAAGTTTGTTGTGGCTGGATTTGATTATACTTATGGTAAAAAAGATATTGCTAATATGATGACATTGCCTCAGTATAGTCGAGATCAATTTGAGACAGTTACTGTAGCGGAACAATCGCTTGATGACCGAAAGATTGGCTCTAGTGCTATTAAAAAATTTATCAGTGAAGGACAAATTTCGTCTGCCAATCGTTTTCTCGGCTACCGCTATCAAAATCAAGGTACAGTAATCCATGGGTTGCAACGTGGACGAACTTTGGGGTTTCCCACAGCTAATTTAGCAGTAGATGAAGCTCAATTATTGCCAGGAATTGGCGTCTACACAACCCGAGTTGAGATTGATGGAAAATGGTATGGTGCTATGACTTCCGTTGGGTATAATGTTACCTTCAAAGAGAATACTGGCGTTACTGTTGAAACGAATATTTTTGATTTTGATCAAGATATTTATGGTCAAAGGCTTCGTTTGGAATGGGTAGATCGCCTGCGTGGTGAAGTAAAATTCTCCGGAGCTGATGGTTTAATCAAACAACTGCAACAAGATAAAGAGGATTCTTTACGAATTTTGCAAAATAAAGAATCCATCTAA
- the dnaJ gene encoding molecular chaperone DnaJ, protein MADRNPYDVLGVDKNASDDDIRKAFRKLSKKYHPDLNKAPDAEDKFKEVNAAYEILKDPQKRAQYDQYGSAGMNGGQGGFGGFNGAGAGDQFGGFEDIFSQFFGGGGAARQNPNAPRQGSDLQYRMDLTFEEGVFGKKTNISYNREEECSTCGGSGAKPGTHPETCSKCHGSGYVEVDRQTPLGRMRTRVVCDVCNGTGKEIKEKCNICHGSGKVNEKHELKVTVPAGVEDGQQMRLDGQGEAGTNGGPYGDLYIVFHVAPSKEFRRDGSTIYASVNISFPQATLGDEIKVNTVHGPVKLNVPSGTQTGTTFRLRGKGAPVLNSKSIGDEKVTVNIVTPRKLSGEQRSALKKFAEAGGDKVKEKDSNFFNKVRDAFKGE, encoded by the coding sequence ATGGCAGATAGAAATCCATATGACGTACTAGGCGTTGATAAAAATGCTTCTGATGATGATATCAGAAAAGCGTTTCGTAAACTTTCAAAAAAATATCATCCTGATTTGAACAAGGCACCTGATGCCGAAGACAAATTTAAGGAAGTTAATGCAGCCTATGAAATTTTAAAAGACCCACAAAAGCGTGCTCAATATGATCAATATGGTTCTGCCGGTATGAATGGTGGCCAAGGAGGTTTTGGTGGTTTCAATGGTGCTGGAGCTGGAGATCAGTTCGGCGGATTTGAAGATATCTTTAGCCAATTCTTTGGCGGTGGCGGTGCTGCTCGTCAAAATCCTAATGCCCCAAGACAAGGTTCCGATCTTCAATATCGTATGGATCTGACTTTCGAAGAAGGAGTTTTTGGTAAGAAAACTAACATTTCCTACAATCGTGAAGAAGAATGTTCTACTTGTGGTGGTTCAGGTGCAAAACCTGGTACACATCCAGAGACATGTTCTAAGTGTCACGGTTCAGGTTATGTAGAAGTTGATCGTCAGACTCCACTTGGTCGTATGCGTACTAGAGTTGTCTGTGATGTCTGCAATGGTACTGGTAAAGAAATCAAAGAAAAATGCAATATTTGCCATGGTTCAGGTAAGGTAAACGAAAAGCATGAACTTAAGGTTACAGTTCCAGCTGGTGTTGAAGATGGACAACAAATGCGTCTTGATGGTCAAGGTGAGGCTGGAACCAACGGTGGACCTTATGGTGATCTTTATATTGTCTTCCATGTTGCTCCAAGCAAGGAGTTTAGACGTGATGGTTCGACAATTTATGCTTCAGTAAATATTAGTTTCCCTCAAGCTACTTTAGGTGATGAAATTAAAGTCAATACTGTGCATGGTCCCGTTAAGCTTAATGTGCCAAGTGGTACACAAACTGGGACTACATTCAGATTGCGTGGCAAGGGTGCTCCTGTTTTGAATAGCAAGAGTATCGGTGACGAAAAGGTTACAGTAAACATTGTTACACCCCGCAAACTTTCTGGTGAACAACGCAGTGCTTTGAAGAAATTTGCCGAAGCTGGTGGAGACAAAGTTAAAGAAAAAGATAGTAACTTTTTCAATAAAGTAAGAGATGCCTTTAAAGGCGAATAA
- the lepA gene encoding translation elongation factor 4, giving the protein MDLDLDKLKERQKRIRNFSIVAHIDHGKSTIADRILERTKTVSKREMKAQILDDMDLERERGITIKLNAVELEYEAKDGQTYIFHLIDTPGHVDFSYEVSRSLAACEGALLVVDAAQGVEAQTLANAYLAIDNDLEIVPVINKIDLPSAEPDKVKEEIEEMIGIDAESSILMSAKTGVGVDELLERIVSDVPAPTGDLDKPLKALIFDSVYDSYRGVVLDVRVREGVVKVGDTIQLMSNKKTFEVTEVGVMSPKAVKRDYLMAGDVGYITASIKSVKETRVGDTVTLANNPTAEPLTGYRKSTPMVFAGLYPVDNAKYEDLHEALEKLQLNDAALEFEPETSQALGFGFRCGFLGLLHMDVVQERLERDFDLDLITTSPSVDYHVTTNDGKNIVVDNPSELPDASEIKEVREPYVRAEIMVPEDYVGAVMELCQHKRGEFVTMDYLDKYRVNVIYKLPLLEIIFDFFDDLKSSTKGYASLDYDIDDYEPSELVKMDILLNGEPVDALSFIVHKDFAQKRGRDIVARLKQVIPRQMFEIPIQATIGNKVVARSNVKAYRKDVTAKLYGGDRTRRDKLLNKQKAGKKRMKEIGKVSIPQEAFMSVLNLNRGKEDGKN; this is encoded by the coding sequence ATGGATTTAGATCTCGATAAATTAAAAGAAAGACAAAAAAGAATTCGTAATTTCTCTATCGTAGCGCATATCGATCATGGTAAATCAACGATTGCTGATCGAATTTTGGAAAGAACCAAAACGGTTTCGAAACGTGAAATGAAAGCTCAAATCCTAGATGATATGGATCTGGAACGTGAACGTGGAATTACGATTAAATTGAATGCGGTTGAATTGGAATATGAGGCTAAAGATGGTCAGACTTATATATTTCACTTGATTGATACCCCAGGACATGTAGATTTCTCGTATGAAGTTTCACGTTCTTTGGCTGCCTGTGAGGGCGCATTGTTAGTTGTCGACGCAGCACAGGGGGTAGAGGCTCAAACATTAGCTAACGCTTATTTGGCAATTGATAACGACTTGGAGATCGTTCCGGTTATCAATAAAATTGATCTTCCTTCGGCTGAACCGGACAAGGTTAAAGAAGAGATTGAAGAGATGATCGGGATTGATGCTGAATCATCAATTTTAATGAGCGCTAAGACTGGTGTTGGTGTCGATGAACTCTTAGAGAGAATCGTTTCGGATGTTCCCGCTCCAACTGGAGATCTCGATAAACCTTTAAAGGCTTTGATCTTTGATTCAGTCTATGACAGTTACCGTGGCGTGGTCTTAGATGTACGTGTCCGTGAAGGCGTTGTTAAGGTTGGAGACACGATTCAATTGATGAGTAATAAGAAGACCTTTGAAGTCACAGAAGTTGGTGTGATGTCTCCTAAGGCGGTTAAACGTGACTATTTGATGGCAGGGGATGTTGGCTATATTACTGCCAGCATTAAATCAGTTAAGGAAACACGAGTTGGTGATACCGTTACATTAGCTAATAATCCTACGGCTGAACCGTTGACGGGGTATCGTAAGAGCACGCCAATGGTCTTTGCAGGACTTTATCCAGTTGACAATGCTAAATATGAGGATTTGCATGAAGCATTAGAGAAATTACAATTAAATGATGCTGCTTTGGAATTTGAACCAGAAACTTCACAAGCTTTGGGCTTTGGATTCCGTTGTGGATTCTTAGGCTTATTGCACATGGATGTTGTTCAGGAACGATTGGAAAGAGATTTTGATCTTGATTTGATTACAACCTCGCCCTCAGTTGATTATCACGTAACAACCAATGATGGTAAAAATATTGTGGTCGATAATCCATCTGAGTTACCAGATGCCTCTGAAATAAAAGAAGTCCGTGAACCCTATGTTAGAGCGGAGATAATGGTCCCTGAAGATTATGTGGGTGCTGTTATGGAACTCTGTCAACATAAGCGTGGCGAATTCGTAACGATGGATTATTTAGATAAATATCGAGTGAACGTTATTTATAAATTGCCATTGCTAGAAATAATCTTTGATTTCTTTGATGATTTGAAATCAAGTACTAAAGGTTATGCTTCATTGGATTACGATATTGATGATTATGAACCAAGTGAATTGGTAAAAATGGATATTCTATTGAATGGTGAACCAGTGGATGCCTTGAGCTTTATCGTTCATAAAGATTTTGCTCAAAAGCGTGGTCGAGATATTGTGGCTCGTTTGAAGCAAGTTATCCCTCGTCAAATGTTTGAAATTCCTATTCAAGCAACCATTGGAAATAAAGTTGTAGCTCGTTCAAATGTTAAAGCTTATCGAAAGGATGTTACTGCTAAACTCTATGGTGGTGATAGAACTCGTCGTGATAAGTTGTTGAATAAGCAAAAAGCTGGTAAAAAACGAATGAAGGAAATTGGAAAAGTTTCAATTCCTCAAGAAGCCTTCATGTCAGTCTTGAACCTCAATCGAGGCAAAGAAGACGGCAAAAATTAA
- the grpE gene encoding nucleotide exchange factor GrpE, whose protein sequence is MADKEKDPDLKSSKKAEESAAKETSKTDKKAEKSAKKESAQKIDPKDKEIKDLKAKNADLEDKFLRSQAEIQNMNNRHNKEVSGILKYDGQKLATEILPVLDNLERALNVEADDEASKQLKKGIEMVQQHMVKALQNNHVTEIDNAGEKFDPTFSQAVQTVPADDKHKKDTVVQVLQKGYKLEDRVLRPAMVVVAQ, encoded by the coding sequence ATGGCAGATAAAGAAAAAGATCCAGATTTGAAGTCTTCTAAAAAAGCAGAAGAATCAGCTGCTAAGGAAACTTCAAAGACTGATAAAAAGGCTGAAAAATCAGCGAAAAAAGAAAGTGCTCAAAAGATCGATCCCAAAGATAAAGAGATTAAAGATCTAAAAGCTAAGAATGCGGATTTGGAAGATAAATTCTTAAGAAGCCAAGCTGAAATTCAAAACATGAACAATCGTCATAATAAAGAAGTTTCTGGTATTCTTAAATATGATGGTCAAAAGTTGGCAACAGAAATTCTTCCTGTCTTGGATAATCTTGAACGTGCTCTAAATGTTGAAGCTGACGATGAAGCCAGCAAGCAATTGAAAAAGGGTATTGAAATGGTTCAACAACATATGGTTAAGGCACTTCAAAATAATCACGTAACTGAAATAGACAACGCTGGTGAAAAATTTGATCCAACGTTCAGCCAAGCTGTTCAGACAGTTCCTGCTGATGATAAGCATAAGAAGGATACTGTAGTACAAGTTTTGCAAAAAGGTTACAAATTAGAAGATCGTGTCTTGCGTCCAGCGATGGTCGTTGTTGCACAATAA
- the truB gene encoding tRNA pseudouridine(55) synthase TruB — translation MDGVIPLNKEIGQTSSDYVYKLRKVLHTRKIGHTGTLDPLVDGVLPICVGQATKLVNTLTGSPKEYEGEITLGRSTTTEDREGKTVAEQKLDKPFTIAELNDIFQKMTGDLTQIPPMFSAVRVNGKKLYEYARAGIEVERPERHIHIYDFHIMDEPIFDQNSGLQTIKFHVKCSKGTYVRTLAVEFGHLLGLPAFMSQLTRVKSAGFSIEETYTLGQIEKMMAEDDHSFLRKIDDVLKDVPSHELTDYEWEVRVLHGGFLELKNADTTKQLRVMKAGTTKALYKYDKIRDMWIPDLMLLNNK, via the coding sequence ATGGACGGAGTAATTCCATTAAATAAAGAAATTGGACAAACAAGTTCGGATTATGTTTATAAATTAAGGAAGGTTTTACATACACGAAAAATTGGTCATACGGGAACTTTAGACCCATTAGTTGACGGAGTCTTACCAATTTGTGTAGGTCAGGCAACTAAATTAGTAAATACTCTGACAGGTTCGCCAAAGGAATACGAAGGAGAAATTACTTTAGGACGTTCCACAACTACAGAGGATCGAGAAGGTAAGACGGTAGCTGAACAGAAATTAGATAAGCCGTTCACCATCGCAGAATTAAACGATATTTTTCAAAAAATGACGGGTGATCTAACCCAAATACCTCCAATGTTTTCAGCGGTTAGAGTTAATGGGAAAAAATTGTATGAGTATGCTCGAGCAGGTATTGAAGTAGAGCGGCCAGAACGTCATATCCATATCTATGATTTCCATATTATGGATGAACCAATTTTTGATCAGAATTCTGGACTTCAAACAATTAAATTTCATGTTAAGTGCTCTAAAGGGACTTATGTGAGGACTCTAGCAGTGGAGTTCGGTCATCTATTGGGCTTGCCCGCTTTTATGTCACAACTGACACGAGTAAAAAGTGCTGGCTTTTCAATAGAAGAAACATATACCTTGGGACAAATTGAAAAGATGATGGCTGAGGATGACCACAGTTTCCTAAGAAAAATTGATGATGTCCTAAAAGATGTTCCTAGCCACGAATTAACTGATTATGAGTGGGAAGTAAGGGTACTTCATGGGGGCTTCTTAGAACTCAAAAATGCGGATACTACAAAGCAATTACGGGTCATGAAAGCAGGTACCACAAAGGCACTTTATAAGTATGATAAAATACGTGATATGTGGATACCTGATTTAATGTTATTAAATAATAAATAG
- the dnaK gene encoding molecular chaperone DnaK: MSKVIGIDLGTTNSAVAVLEGGSPKIITNPEGARTTPSVVAFKDGEIQVGEVAKRQAITNPDTVSSIKRHMGEAGYKVKAGGKEYTPQEISAFILQHIKKFSEDYLGEKVTDAVITVPAYFNDSQRQATKDAGKIAGLNVQRIVNEPTASALAYGLDNDKGDEKILVYDLGGGTFDVSVLQLGDGVFEVLSTNGDTHLGGDDFDQKIIDWLVAQFKEKNGVDLSQDKMALQRLKDAAEKAKKDLSGVAQTSISLPFISSGANGPLHLEETLTRAKFDELTSDLVERTKIPVDNALKDANLTNSDIDKVILNGGSTRIPAVQESVAKWTGKAPDHSINPDEAVALGAAIQGGVISGDVKDVVLLDVTPLSLGIETMGGVFTKLIDRNTTIPTSKSQVFSTAADNQSAVDIHVLQGERPMAADNKTLGRFQLTDIPAAPRGVPQIQVKFDIDKNGIVNVSAKDMGTNKEQKITIKSSSGLSDEEIDKMMKEAKEHEQEDNKRKEEVDVKNDVEQTLFATDKTLKDVKGKVSDDEIKKAQDARDALKKAQDSGDLEDMKKKRDDLNKIVQDLSVKLYQQAQQAQQKAGGDKGATGTDSTDGKKSDDGTVDGDFSEVDPDKDKK, from the coding sequence ATGTCAAAAGTTATCGGTATTGATTTAGGTACTACAAACTCAGCTGTAGCCGTCTTGGAAGGTGGATCACCAAAGATCATCACTAACCCAGAGGGTGCCAGAACTACTCCTTCAGTAGTTGCTTTCAAAGATGGTGAAATTCAAGTTGGTGAAGTTGCTAAGAGACAAGCAATCACAAATCCTGATACAGTTTCTTCAATCAAGCGTCACATGGGTGAGGCTGGATACAAAGTTAAAGCTGGCGGTAAGGAATATACACCACAAGAAATTTCAGCATTCATTCTTCAACACATTAAGAAGTTTTCTGAAGACTACTTAGGTGAAAAAGTAACAGACGCTGTTATCACAGTACCTGCATACTTCAATGATTCACAAAGACAAGCTACTAAGGATGCTGGTAAAATTGCTGGTTTAAATGTTCAACGTATTGTTAACGAACCAACAGCTTCAGCACTTGCTTATGGTCTAGATAATGATAAGGGTGACGAAAAGATCCTTGTATATGACCTTGGTGGTGGTACATTTGATGTTTCTGTACTTCAGCTAGGCGATGGTGTCTTCGAAGTACTTTCAACAAATGGTGATACACATCTTGGTGGTGATGACTTTGACCAAAAGATCATCGATTGGCTAGTTGCACAATTCAAGGAAAAGAATGGCGTTGACTTATCACAAGATAAGATGGCTCTTCAAAGATTGAAGGATGCTGCTGAAAAAGCTAAGAAAGATTTGTCAGGTGTTGCTCAAACATCAATCAGTCTTCCATTTATTTCATCAGGTGCTAATGGTCCATTACACTTGGAAGAAACATTGACACGTGCTAAGTTCGATGAATTGACATCAGATTTAGTTGAAAGAACTAAGATTCCAGTTGACAATGCATTGAAAGATGCAAATCTAACAAATTCTGACATTGACAAGGTTATCTTAAACGGTGGTTCAACACGTATTCCAGCCGTTCAAGAATCTGTTGCTAAGTGGACTGGTAAAGCTCCCGATCACTCAATCAACCCTGATGAAGCTGTTGCTTTAGGTGCTGCTATTCAAGGTGGTGTTATCTCTGGTGATGTTAAAGATGTTGTCTTACTTGATGTCACACCATTGTCACTTGGTATTGAAACAATGGGTGGAGTATTCACTAAATTGATTGACAGAAATACAACTATTCCAACAAGTAAGTCACAAGTATTCTCAACTGCTGCTGATAATCAAAGTGCTGTTGATATCCACGTTCTTCAAGGTGAACGTCCAATGGCCGCAGATAATAAGACTTTGGGTCGTTTCCAACTAACAGATATTCCTGCTGCACCACGTGGTGTACCTCAGATCCAAGTTAAATTTGATATTGATAAGAATGGTATTGTTAACGTATCTGCTAAGGATATGGGAACAAACAAGGAACAAAAGATCACTATCAAGAGTTCATCTGGTTTGAGCGATGAAGAAATCGACAAGATGATGAAAGAAGCTAAGGAACACGAACAAGAAGATAACAAGCGTAAGGAAGAGGTTGACGTTAAGAACGATGTTGAACAAACATTGTTTGCAACTGACAAGACTCTAAAAGACGTTAAGGGTAAAGTTTCTGATGACGAAATTAAGAAGGCCCAAGATGCTCGTGATGCTTTGAAGAAGGCTCAAGATTCTGGTGATCTTGAAGACATGAAGAAGAAACGTGACGATTTGAATAAGATTGTCCAAGACTTGTCTGTAAAACTTTATCAACAAGCTCAACAAGCACAACAAAAAGCTGGTGGCGATAAAGGTGCTACTGGTACGGATTCAACTGATGGCAAGAAGTCAGATGACGGTACCGTTGATGGCGACTTTTCAGAAGTAGATCCTGATAAAGATAAGAAATAA